A section of the Paenibacillus odorifer genome encodes:
- a CDS encoding glycoside hydrolase family 88 protein: MWSSAIEDAIEKVRKNIDRFGGSFPHVSRNGTYQLNNNDDWTNGFWSGMLWLCYEYTRDDSFRIAASHTVEDFRRRFAAKTVLDHHDIGFLYSLSSKAQWIIDKDESARQLTLQAADLLLKRWRTAGGYIQAWGPEGDAQEGGRIIIDCLLNLPLLYWAEQQTGDSVYREVAVMQAEKTRRYLVRGDDSSYHTFFFDPKTGEPIGGATHQGFTNGSTWTRGQAWGVYGFALSYRYTKDPLYLETSKRMARYFLEHLPQDHVAYWDFNAPVSPDTYRDSSASAIVAAGLQELLELMDGEDSERAYFQQGLVQSMTSLVQNYSTLGEEAEGLLKHGSYHVRGDLSPDDFMIWGDYFYLEALMRLQNGNKGYWYER, translated from the coding sequence ATGTGGAGCAGTGCGATTGAAGATGCGATAGAGAAGGTACGTAAGAACATAGACCGGTTCGGGGGCAGTTTCCCTCATGTCAGCAGGAATGGAACTTATCAGCTCAATAACAACGACGACTGGACTAACGGATTTTGGAGCGGCATGTTGTGGTTGTGTTATGAATATACGCGGGATGACAGCTTCCGTATTGCGGCATCCCATACCGTAGAAGATTTCCGCCGCCGTTTCGCGGCAAAGACCGTGCTTGATCATCACGACATTGGCTTCCTGTATTCGTTATCCTCTAAAGCCCAGTGGATTATAGATAAAGACGAATCAGCGCGTCAACTGACATTGCAGGCGGCAGACCTGCTGCTGAAGCGCTGGCGTACAGCTGGCGGTTATATTCAGGCATGGGGACCGGAGGGGGATGCTCAGGAAGGCGGGCGCATCATTATTGATTGTCTGTTAAATCTTCCCCTTTTGTATTGGGCCGAACAACAGACCGGTGATTCCGTATACCGGGAGGTGGCGGTCATGCAGGCGGAGAAAACGAGACGGTATCTGGTACGGGGAGATGACAGCTCTTACCATACGTTTTTCTTCGACCCGAAGACCGGAGAGCCGATTGGCGGCGCCACACACCAGGGTTTTACTAACGGATCGACCTGGACGCGCGGGCAGGCTTGGGGTGTTTACGGTTTTGCGTTATCTTACCGCTATACCAAAGATCCGTTGTATTTGGAAACGTCCAAGCGGATGGCCCGCTATTTTCTGGAGCATTTGCCGCAGGATCATGTCGCTTACTGGGATTTTAATGCTCCGGTGTCTCCGGATACTTACCGGGATAGCTCGGCCTCTGCAATAGTAGCAGCCGGACTTCAGGAACTGCTGGAGCTAATGGATGGGGAGGATTCTGAGCGGGCTTATTTTCAGCAGGGATTAGTGCAGTCGATGACTTCGCTTGTGCAGAACTATTCCACGCTCGGCGAAGAGGCGGAGGGGCTGCTGAAGCATGGTTCTTACCATGTGCGCGGCGATCTGTCTCCAGATGACTTCATGATCTGGGGAGATTATTTCTATCTCGAAGCATTGATGCGGCTGCAAAATGGCAACAAGGGGTACTGGTATGAACGCTGA
- a CDS encoding alginate lyase family protein, with protein sequence MATRGTGMNADVRQISPYAVFALLDLELPALALVKNALSQARQDDALTELHRYLTRRSTPGWRIEDNRKQQLIDYVQRYCADEREAVMKTADEVVEQTFLFRFPWDMERSRIPVTFEEEIDWRHVPDKDVEWAYMLNRHRYWVALGQAYTITGKEDYARAFCCQLEDWIDRNPVPDKPTNDTLTWRTIEVGLRCANWIKALSYIQDSPLLTPALLAKVMVSLYEHGQYLALSFTGWKKISNWGVLETCGLFQTALYFPEFTSARNWRQLSKERLGETARIQIMADGIHWEQSPTYHHEVLVCFLDCIRLARLNGLELQEEFQQKVQQMAVASLYWAKPNHRQPMLGDSDDCDIRSLLTYAGWLFQDAVLRFGGYDQMDYDNAWLFGINGVEGYERLTAELPPNLSHAYAHSGHYVMRTGWDEQDLYLYFHCGPLGGGHGHADLLHFDLYAYGRDLLTDLGRYNYSDHTPLRKALKESAAHNTTTVDGIGFTEVTDTWSFSQIAKPTGCQWISHPDFDYVEGSHDGYRHWDDPVYPLRRILFIKPFYWLLVDSFSSRQEHTFSQHFHFAPGAVQMEDGTLICRTKNEREANLCILPVHVEGLQGRVAAGVISREYNLLEPNQYAVYSRKGKGTVSIMQVLYPQSAGELFCPLVEQVPIYRHTGDPVAAAQAEACRISFSERNEEHIIVISHEIPSSHLDSYVVEGVQIFGEVVLIVSADGQKKVTVIR encoded by the coding sequence ATGGCAACAAGGGGTACTGGTATGAACGCTGATGTCAGACAAATCTCCCCCTATGCCGTCTTTGCGCTGCTCGATCTTGAGTTGCCTGCTTTAGCTCTAGTGAAGAATGCGCTCAGCCAAGCTCGGCAGGACGATGCGCTGACTGAATTGCATCGGTATTTGACCCGCCGGAGCACGCCGGGCTGGCGGATAGAGGATAACCGGAAGCAGCAGCTTATTGACTATGTACAGCGCTATTGTGCAGACGAGCGGGAAGCTGTAATGAAGACAGCGGATGAAGTTGTGGAGCAGACGTTTCTCTTTCGTTTTCCCTGGGATATGGAGCGCAGCCGCATTCCGGTTACCTTTGAGGAAGAAATTGACTGGCGTCATGTTCCAGACAAGGATGTAGAATGGGCTTATATGCTGAATCGCCACCGCTACTGGGTGGCATTAGGACAAGCGTATACGATAACAGGTAAAGAGGATTATGCGAGAGCTTTTTGCTGCCAGCTTGAAGATTGGATAGACCGTAACCCCGTTCCAGACAAGCCTACGAATGATACGCTGACATGGCGCACAATTGAAGTGGGCCTTCGCTGTGCTAACTGGATCAAAGCGTTGTCCTATATACAGGATAGTCCACTGCTCACACCGGCGCTGCTGGCCAAAGTGATGGTATCTCTGTATGAACACGGCCAATATTTAGCTTTATCGTTTACGGGCTGGAAGAAGATCAGCAACTGGGGGGTGCTGGAGACTTGTGGTTTGTTCCAAACTGCGCTCTACTTCCCTGAGTTCACTAGCGCCAGAAACTGGCGACAGCTCAGTAAGGAGAGACTGGGAGAGACAGCTCGAATTCAGATTATGGCGGACGGCATCCACTGGGAGCAATCGCCCACCTATCACCATGAGGTTTTGGTATGTTTTCTCGACTGCATCCGCTTAGCCCGATTGAACGGACTGGAGCTTCAGGAAGAATTTCAGCAAAAGGTTCAGCAAATGGCTGTCGCTTCATTATATTGGGCCAAGCCGAATCACCGGCAGCCGATGCTTGGCGATAGTGATGACTGCGATATCCGTTCGCTTTTGACTTATGCGGGCTGGTTATTTCAGGATGCTGTACTCCGCTTTGGCGGATACGATCAAATGGATTATGACAATGCCTGGTTGTTTGGGATAAATGGAGTTGAGGGCTACGAGCGGCTGACTGCGGAGCTACCACCAAACTTGTCACACGCCTATGCACATTCCGGCCATTATGTGATGCGAACGGGCTGGGACGAGCAGGATTTGTACCTATATTTTCACTGCGGACCGCTTGGGGGTGGACATGGGCACGCGGATCTGCTACATTTCGATCTGTATGCCTATGGGCGGGATCTGCTTACCGATCTTGGCAGATACAACTATAGTGATCATACACCACTTAGAAAAGCGCTAAAAGAAAGCGCTGCCCATAATACGACCACTGTCGACGGAATTGGATTTACCGAAGTCACGGATACATGGTCCTTCTCTCAGATTGCGAAGCCAACGGGCTGCCAATGGATCAGCCATCCGGACTTTGATTATGTAGAGGGTAGCCACGACGGCTACCGTCATTGGGATGATCCGGTTTACCCGTTAAGGAGGATCCTATTTATTAAGCCTTTTTACTGGCTTTTGGTGGACAGCTTCAGTTCCCGGCAGGAGCATACATTTTCCCAGCATTTTCATTTTGCACCCGGAGCGGTTCAGATGGAAGATGGAACGCTAATATGCCGTACAAAAAATGAGCGGGAAGCCAATCTTTGTATCCTTCCTGTTCATGTTGAGGGTCTTCAGGGCAGGGTTGCTGCTGGGGTAATCTCCCGCGAATATAATCTGCTGGAACCCAATCAGTATGCTGTGTACTCCCGAAAGGGGAAAGGGACGGTCTCGATCATGCAGGTGCTGTACCCGCAGTCTGCGGGTGAGTTGTTCTGTCCGCTGGTCGAACAGGTGCCGATTTACCGCCATACGGGTGATCCGGTGGCTGCTGCACAGGCGGAGGCGTGCCGCATTAGCTTCTCTGAAAGGAATGAGGAGCATATTATCGTGATCAGCCACGAGATTCCATCCAGTCATTTAGATTCCTATGTAGTGGAAGGCGTACAAATTTTTGGAGAAGTAGTGCTTATTGTTTCTGCAGACGGTCAAAAGAAGGTCACGGTAATCAGATAA
- a CDS encoding sensor histidine kinase, translated as MFKFTYYRRIQVSFLLLIFIPLIAVSIISFVLIRNTMVEKLQLSNDNFLNVMIDELNKTIDDVTFASHFIVNDTNFRANLKSFADTERLNSYQDYVHFTQIQDVFSLINSKPLNNNIRMYLVNRKHFVISSGTENLSVINANLDKLMSRVNIHEPETLQWLGMADSGSGKSSSYYIARVIYDSREKRQVSVLLISIPESYFNKLLGPVEFGKVALFDSGGGLIAGNSELAPEGKEARGSVRTARAIDKSNWQLIYEASEKEWSGQISRTFYSGIGLVLLLFIVFSATSMLIAKRLHSPIMKLQRVVRQFGMGNLDVRLEVKGKDEIAELGQTLNTMLDQLQGLIHDIELEQEQKRVMELEALFMQIRPHFLINTLNSIKCSLILAKDKLHSGIIDSLMSLLRAYLKVNEPATLREECKLLGHYIDIMKIRNEIPLELEVDLEKDTEKLIVPKLILQPLVENAIVHGLVDHPAPRIVVRSRTVPDGIMIEVEDNGCGAGAEVLAGLNRRLLYKDGEQDEAYQRVGLMNVVQRLRLTYGQDTRLSLHNLPQGGVSVSLYLPQGNHQVNLSEREGY; from the coding sequence ATGTTCAAATTCACTTACTATAGACGTATCCAGGTTTCATTTCTTTTGCTGATTTTTATCCCTCTGATTGCAGTATCGATCATTTCCTTCGTGCTCATCCGGAATACGATGGTAGAGAAGCTGCAGCTCAGCAACGATAACTTCCTGAACGTTATGATTGACGAATTAAACAAAACTATTGATGATGTGACGTTCGCTTCCCATTTTATTGTAAACGATACCAATTTCCGCGCTAATCTGAAGTCATTTGCGGATACTGAGCGGCTAAATAGCTATCAGGATTACGTACATTTTACGCAAATTCAAGATGTGTTTTCGCTCATCAACTCTAAGCCGTTGAATAATAATATCCGCATGTATTTGGTCAACCGGAAACACTTTGTGATCTCCTCTGGGACTGAGAATTTATCCGTGATCAATGCCAACCTGGACAAGCTGATGAGCCGTGTCAATATTCACGAACCGGAGACCTTGCAATGGCTTGGGATGGCTGACAGCGGTTCTGGTAAAAGCAGCAGCTATTATATTGCCAGAGTTATCTATGACAGCCGGGAGAAACGGCAGGTGTCCGTGCTGCTTATCTCAATTCCTGAATCCTATTTCAATAAATTGCTCGGACCCGTCGAATTTGGCAAGGTTGCGTTATTTGATTCTGGAGGAGGCTTGATTGCTGGGAACTCAGAGCTGGCTCCAGAAGGCAAGGAAGCAAGAGGAAGCGTTCGTACGGCCAGAGCTATCGACAAATCTAATTGGCAGCTGATCTATGAAGCTTCGGAGAAAGAATGGTCGGGTCAGATCTCGCGGACGTTTTATAGTGGCATTGGCTTGGTACTCCTCTTATTTATTGTCTTTTCGGCTACCTCCATGCTGATTGCCAAAAGATTGCATAGTCCGATCATGAAGCTGCAGCGCGTTGTGCGCCAGTTCGGGATGGGGAATCTTGATGTCAGGCTGGAGGTCAAGGGCAAGGATGAAATCGCTGAGCTGGGGCAGACGTTGAATACTATGCTGGACCAGCTGCAAGGACTGATTCACGACATCGAGCTGGAGCAGGAACAGAAGCGGGTGATGGAGCTGGAGGCGCTGTTTATGCAGATTCGCCCCCACTTTTTGATCAACACGTTGAATTCGATTAAATGTAGCCTTATTTTGGCCAAAGATAAGCTGCATAGCGGGATCATCGATTCATTAATGAGTCTGCTCCGGGCCTATTTGAAGGTCAATGAACCGGCCACCTTGCGGGAAGAATGCAAACTGCTTGGCCATTATATCGATATTATGAAGATCCGTAATGAAATCCCTCTTGAACTGGAGGTCGATCTGGAAAAGGATACAGAGAAGCTCATCGTCCCTAAGCTGATTTTGCAGCCCCTTGTAGAAAATGCAATCGTCCACGGATTGGTTGACCACCCGGCACCGCGTATTGTCGTTCGCTCGCGAACGGTCCCTGATGGGATCATGATTGAAGTTGAAGATAATGGCTGCGGTGCAGGGGCTGAAGTTCTGGCGGGACTGAACCGCAGGTTACTGTATAAGGACGGTGAACAGGATGAAGCTTATCAAAGGGTCGGGTTAATGAACGTAGTTCAAAGGCTGAGGCTGACCTATGGGCAGGATACCCGCTTGTCGCTGCATAATCTGCCGCAGGGTGGGGTGTCCGTTTCTCTGTATTTGCCGCAAGGCAATCATCAGGTTAATCTGTCAGAGAGAGAGGGATATTGA
- a CDS encoding response regulator transcription factor, whose protein sequence is MYKVMLIDDDVPMLKVLQQMIDWEAHSLQIVGSTYSSAKALLMFEEVQPDIVITDIGLPQKNGIELADCFTRMKPEVRIIFLTCHEDFHYAQQAVKLKVDDYLIKDQLTEEQLEKSLAKSVHLLKSKIGLISHGETGYNSQLFRQNLLQRVIGGAPPETTLAYAAQIGISWTYPWFMLGTVSIHFSSFDKRYKQSEYPLILYAIYNIALELSETCEGITPFLEQKNIVILYNYRVNLAQNASLHFHDYLQRLCSECSHLLKIQPGIIAVTEKMELQAIGQIHRQIVQDKCEFYASADYTVLDTLQIASPRFQPAPQGFLDSYIPQMERAVIKKDLEAIRGTLQEIARTAKVMSIHPGDFARDLSFMLRGIELMFTSLMFDEDLFVYLVQTRTLEDTMELVERKLVQITGSKQQVTGASPQEPKLQLIQQYIDQHLGDNITSIDMARYLFLDPSYFSRYFKRMTGLTFTDYVHQHKMKVATKMLKISSQNLESLAVGLGYSDRTYFSKVFKKYVGTTPSEYKSKHSVR, encoded by the coding sequence ATGTATAAAGTGATGCTCATAGACGATGATGTTCCTATGCTCAAAGTGCTTCAGCAGATGATTGACTGGGAGGCACATAGCTTGCAGATTGTCGGCAGCACCTATTCCAGTGCCAAGGCGTTATTAATGTTTGAGGAAGTGCAGCCTGACATTGTGATCACGGATATTGGTTTGCCGCAAAAGAACGGGATTGAGCTAGCCGATTGTTTCACCCGCATGAAGCCGGAGGTCAGAATTATTTTCCTGACCTGTCATGAGGATTTCCATTATGCTCAGCAGGCGGTAAAGCTGAAAGTAGATGATTATTTAATCAAGGACCAGCTTACAGAAGAGCAACTGGAGAAAAGCCTTGCCAAGTCCGTACACTTGCTTAAGTCGAAGATCGGGTTGATCAGCCATGGGGAGACAGGCTACAACAGCCAGCTCTTCCGGCAGAACCTGCTGCAAAGGGTGATTGGCGGTGCTCCGCCCGAAACCACACTGGCTTATGCGGCGCAAATCGGCATATCCTGGACGTATCCGTGGTTTATGCTGGGCACGGTTAGTATTCATTTTTCCAGTTTCGACAAGCGATACAAGCAGAGTGAGTATCCACTTATTTTATATGCTATTTACAATATAGCCTTGGAACTGTCCGAAACATGTGAAGGGATTACGCCTTTCTTGGAGCAAAAGAATATTGTGATTCTATATAATTACCGTGTGAATCTCGCGCAGAATGCCAGTCTTCATTTTCACGATTATTTACAGCGGCTGTGTTCCGAATGCTCCCATCTCTTAAAGATTCAACCGGGCATTATTGCCGTCACAGAGAAAATGGAGCTACAGGCGATTGGCCAGATCCATCGGCAGATTGTTCAGGACAAATGCGAGTTCTATGCAAGTGCGGATTACACGGTTCTGGATACTCTGCAAATCGCTTCTCCACGTTTCCAGCCTGCACCCCAAGGATTTCTGGACAGCTATATCCCGCAGATGGAACGGGCCGTGATAAAAAAAGACCTTGAAGCCATCCGTGGCACTCTACAGGAAATCGCTAGGACTGCAAAAGTTATGTCTATTCATCCTGGCGATTTCGCCCGGGATTTATCCTTTATGCTCCGCGGCATCGAGTTAATGTTTACGAGCCTGATGTTCGATGAGGATCTGTTCGTCTATCTCGTGCAGACCCGCACACTTGAAGATACGATGGAACTGGTGGAAAGAAAGCTTGTACAGATTACAGGCAGCAAGCAGCAGGTGACAGGAGCTTCTCCGCAGGAGCCCAAGCTGCAGCTTATCCAGCAGTATATCGACCAGCATCTTGGCGATAATATCACCTCAATTGATATGGCACGTTATCTGTTTCTGGATCCAAGCTATTTTTCGCGTTATTTCAAGCGCATGACTGGCCTGACCTTTACGGACTATGTACATCAGCACAAGATGAAGGTCGCTACCAAAATGCTGAAAATCTCCAGCCAGAACCTGGAGTCGCTGGCCGTCGGCCTGGGATATTCGGACAGAACCTATTTTTCAAAAGTGTTCAAAAAATATGTAGGAACTACGCCAAGCGAATATAAATCCAAACATTCGGTACGCTGA
- a CDS encoding carbohydrate ABC transporter permease, translating to MEAAKQPVPKILQEKRKFWTPQRKEALTGWLFLAPEIVGMLFLNVFALGFSLYLSFSKWDLLSGVKGIEFIGLDNYIKMFHDPSIIQALKNNAFYMIMTVPIPIAIALVLAALIQNSVFLKNYFKVAFFIPYISSIIAIAAVWSALFHPSLGPINQLLMEFGISSPPKWLVDPKTSLLSIAIISSWASLGYTIIIYMAGLTNISDEIYEAAEIDGASALKKFFAITVPMLRPTTFFLLITMLIGSFKVFDIIAFLTEGGPNNSSTVLVFRIYEEGFKYYNMGYASAISWLLFAVIGLITAATWKMRNEE from the coding sequence GTGGAGGCTGCAAAACAACCTGTGCCAAAAATTCTGCAAGAGAAGCGGAAATTCTGGACTCCGCAACGGAAAGAGGCTTTAACCGGGTGGCTGTTTTTGGCACCGGAAATTGTCGGGATGCTTTTTCTTAATGTATTTGCGCTTGGATTCTCACTTTATTTGAGCTTCTCGAAATGGGATCTATTGTCGGGAGTCAAAGGAATCGAGTTCATCGGATTGGATAACTATATCAAAATGTTCCATGATCCGAGTATCATTCAAGCTTTGAAGAACAATGCTTTTTATATGATTATGACCGTGCCGATACCGATTGCGATTGCGCTGGTGCTCGCGGCATTGATTCAAAACAGTGTGTTCCTCAAAAATTATTTTAAAGTGGCTTTCTTTATTCCTTATATTTCTTCAATTATTGCGATAGCTGCCGTATGGAGTGCATTGTTCCATCCGTCTCTTGGACCGATCAATCAGTTGCTGATGGAGTTTGGAATTTCCAGCCCTCCGAAATGGCTAGTTGATCCAAAGACCTCACTGTTATCCATTGCCATTATCAGTTCTTGGGCAAGTCTTGGCTACACCATTATTATCTATATGGCTGGCTTGACGAATATTTCCGATGAAATCTACGAAGCCGCCGAAATAGATGGCGCCAGCGCGCTGAAAAAATTCTTTGCCATCACAGTTCCGATGCTGCGTCCGACTACATTTTTCCTGCTTATTACCATGCTGATTGGCTCGTTTAAGGTGTTCGACATCATCGCCTTTTTGACCGAAGGCGGTCCGAATAATTCTTCTACCGTGCTTGTGTTCAGGATCTATGAGGAAGGGTTCAAATACTACAACATGGGCTACGCTTCTGCAATTTCCTGGCTGCTATTCGCTGTTATCGGCTTGATTACCGCAGCCACTTGGAAAATGAGAAATGAAGAATAA
- a CDS encoding carbohydrate ABC transporter permease, with the protein MQLIRKNMSRVITTCIMGALSIVFLIPLIWMISAAFKYEKDVMRFPIQWIPEKINVAYNFKMVWMGRVPFSHFYLNSFKVAIITTCITLIISSMSAYALTKIKFKGRNMVFLALLSFMIIPDQATLIPRFLLIRWFGLYDTHAAIVLMSMFSIYFTFLLRQFMIGISDEYIEAARIDGAGHLRIFWSIIVPLCKPVLATVAIIKFIWTWNDYQNPLIFLLNKNLYTIPLGMTLFRDDYSNNYAIMMTAAVSAIIPLVIVFIALQKQVINGISLGGVKG; encoded by the coding sequence ATGCAACTGATTAGAAAAAATATGTCCAGAGTGATCACTACCTGCATCATGGGGGCTTTGTCCATTGTGTTTCTTATTCCGCTGATCTGGATGATTTCCGCAGCCTTCAAGTATGAAAAAGATGTAATGCGCTTCCCGATCCAATGGATTCCCGAGAAGATCAATGTAGCGTATAATTTCAAGATGGTTTGGATGGGACGGGTACCTTTCTCCCATTTCTATTTAAACTCCTTTAAAGTTGCGATTATTACAACCTGCATCACACTGATCATTTCATCTATGTCGGCGTACGCCTTGACCAAAATCAAATTTAAAGGACGGAATATGGTCTTTCTGGCGCTGCTGTCGTTCATGATTATTCCTGACCAGGCCACGCTGATTCCGCGTTTTCTGCTGATTCGTTGGTTCGGCCTCTATGATACTCATGCTGCTATCGTACTAATGAGTATGTTCTCCATCTACTTCACGTTCTTGTTGCGGCAATTTATGATTGGTATCAGCGACGAATATATTGAAGCGGCGCGAATTGATGGTGCAGGCCATTTGCGGATATTCTGGTCTATCATTGTTCCGCTCTGCAAGCCGGTGCTCGCTACCGTGGCGATCATCAAATTTATCTGGACTTGGAATGACTACCAGAATCCGCTGATCTTCTTGCTAAACAAGAATCTGTACACTATCCCACTCGGTATGACACTGTTCCGGGACGATTATTCGAACAACTATGCGATTATGATGACGGCAGCCGTTTCGGCGATCATCCCATTGGTCATCGTGTTCATTGCCCTGCAAAAGCAAGTCATTAACGGAATCTCCTTGGGAGGCGTAAAGGGCTGA
- a CDS encoding ABC transporter substrate-binding protein, with the protein MKTKGKKRLSVVLGSMLAVSLMLSACGNSGNSEKNGGAEASTNAGNTKVDKQVAIKYYNWDNEAQSAGTDAMLQEFMDQNPNIKVEHVTLVPGDSVEMLKKLDFLISSGEAIDVVQVPSLGGVLERATRGALAPLNEFYEKDNLVPEDEYYVNAKVDNNYYGMQYTKSSNYVMLNKDALDEAGLPVPTFGWTWDDYRDYAKKLTKGEGVDKRYGTYFHTWELYMNAPAQTMMKDPFVYDDGTTIFADPTYKYFFQLRKDMESADKSAKTYADALAAKLNYRTEFFNEEAAMILAGNWTIADPGNTEQYPHDFKTAFAPVPVPPAGSEPKEYEGKYFTSGNMLAMGATSKNKEASFQLMRFMSTAVSDNRLEFSGYKKADNEALLTKLVAGKEDMYDMDSLKYTLFDSAIQFLDGAQVMTTATSELTKIIDDGFSRFMLGNESIDKVQQWMVDEATKIINEKGVIK; encoded by the coding sequence ATGAAAACAAAGGGCAAAAAAAGATTATCCGTTGTACTAGGCTCCATGCTGGCGGTTTCCTTAATGTTAAGCGCCTGTGGAAATTCCGGAAATTCAGAGAAGAATGGCGGTGCTGAAGCCAGTACGAATGCCGGGAACACCAAGGTGGACAAGCAAGTCGCCATCAAATATTACAACTGGGACAATGAAGCCCAATCAGCAGGCACGGATGCCATGCTGCAGGAATTTATGGATCAGAACCCAAATATCAAGGTAGAGCATGTGACACTCGTTCCCGGTGATTCTGTGGAGATGCTGAAGAAACTCGACTTCCTGATTTCATCCGGCGAAGCGATTGACGTTGTTCAGGTACCAAGCCTTGGAGGCGTACTTGAACGGGCGACCCGGGGAGCACTTGCCCCGCTGAATGAATTCTATGAGAAGGATAACCTCGTTCCTGAGGATGAATATTATGTGAATGCTAAGGTAGACAACAACTATTATGGGATGCAATATACCAAGAGCAGCAACTATGTAATGCTGAATAAAGATGCACTGGATGAAGCTGGGCTGCCTGTACCTACTTTTGGCTGGACATGGGATGACTACCGCGATTATGCTAAAAAACTGACCAAAGGTGAAGGCGTAGACAAACGTTACGGCACATACTTCCACACCTGGGAGTTGTATATGAACGCTCCGGCCCAAACGATGATGAAAGATCCATTCGTGTATGATGACGGGACGACCATTTTCGCGGATCCAACCTATAAATACTTCTTCCAGCTGCGCAAAGATATGGAGTCTGCTGATAAATCTGCGAAAACTTATGCAGACGCTTTAGCGGCTAAGCTCAATTACCGCACGGAATTCTTTAATGAAGAAGCCGCTATGATTCTGGCTGGTAACTGGACGATTGCTGATCCGGGCAATACTGAGCAGTATCCGCATGATTTCAAGACAGCTTTTGCTCCGGTACCGGTGCCTCCGGCAGGATCGGAACCAAAAGAATACGAGGGCAAATACTTCACCAGCGGCAATATGCTGGCGATGGGCGCTACTTCGAAGAACAAAGAGGCGTCTTTCCAACTGATGAGATTTATGTCAACGGCTGTTAGTGATAACAGACTGGAATTCTCCGGTTATAAAAAAGCGGATAATGAAGCCTTGCTGACCAAACTGGTAGCTGGCAAAGAGGATATGTATGATATGGATTCACTCAAATATACACTCTTTGACAGTGCAATTCAGTTCCTTGATGGTGCGCAGGTGATGACGACGGCAACATCCGAATTGACCAAAATAATCGATGACGGCTTCAGCAGATTTATGCTTGGAAATGAATCGATTGATAAGGTGCAGCAATGGATGGTTGATGAAGCGACAAAAATCATCAACGAAAAAGGTGTTATCAAATAA